The window TCGTGCTCGCAACCCCTGACGAGGCTGCGACGATCGAGGGCGCGAGCAAGAAGGCGAGCAAGTAATGGGCCAGAAAGTCAATCCGTACGGCTTCCGTCTCGGAATCACCACCGACCACGTGTCGCGCTGGTTCTCCGACAGCACGAAGAAGGGTCAGCGCTACAGCGACTACGTCGCTGAGGACGTCAAGATCCGCAACCTGCTGAAGACCTCCCTCGACCGCGCCGGCGTGGCGAAGATCGAGATCGAGCGCACCCGTGACCGCGTCCGCGTCGACATCCACACCGCCCGTCCGGGCATCGTGATCGGTCGTCGTGGCGCCGAGGCCGAGCGCATCCGCTCCGACCTCGAGAAGCTCACGGGCAAGCAGATCCAGCTGAACATCCTCGAGGTCAAGAACCCCGAGGCCGAGGCTCAGCTCGTCGCCCAGGGCATCGCCGAGCAGCTGACCGCCCGTGTGGCGTTCCGCCGTGCGATGCGCAAGGGCCTCCAGGGCGCTCAGCGCGCCGGCGCCAAGGGTGTCCGCATCCAGGTGTCGGGCCGTCTCGGCGGCGCCGAGATGAGCCGCTCGGAGTTCTACCGTGAGGGTCGCGTTCCGCTGCACACCCTGCGCGCCAACATCGACTACGGCTTCTACGAGGCCAAGACGACGTTCGGCCGCATCGGCGTGAAGGTCTGGATCTACAAGGGCGACATCACCAACAAGGAGCTCGCCCGCGAGCAGGCCAACCAGAAGTCCTCGCGCCCCGAGCGCGGCGACCGTGACCGTCCGCGCCGTAACTCCGCCCCCAAGGCGGACGCACCGGTCGCAGCAGGAGTTGAGGCGTAATCATGCTTATCCCCCGTCGAGTCAAGCACCGCAAGCAGCACCACCCGGGCCGCAGTGGCCACGCCACCGGTGGCACCAAGGTGAGCTTCGGTGAGTACGGCATCCAGGCCATCACCCCCGCGTACGTGACCAACCGTCAGATCGAGTCCGCGCGTATCGCCATGACGCGTCACATCAAGCGCGGTGGAAAGGTGTGGATCAACATCTACCCCGACCGTCCGCTCACGAAGAAGCCTGCCGAGACCCGCATGGGTTCCGGTAAGGGTTCGCCCGAGTGGTGGGTCGCGAACGTCAAGCCGGGTCGCGTGCTCTTCGAGCTGAGCGGGGTCAACGAGACCGTCGCTCGCGAGGCACTCACCCGTGCAATCCACAAGCTGCCTCTCAAGGCACGCATCATCAAGCGCGAGGAGGGCGACGCGTAATGGCGATCGGTTCTAAGGAGCTCGCCCCGGCGGAGCTCGACACGTTCGAAGATTCTCGACTTCTCGAGGAGCTTCGCAAGGCCAAGGAAGAGCTGTTCAACCTGCGCTTCCAGTCGGCGACCGGGCAGCTCGAAAGCCACGGCCGACTCCGTGCCGTGAAGCGCGACATCTCGCGCATCTACACGATCATCCGCGAGCGGGAGCTCGGCATCCGTGCCACCCCCGCCCCCGTCGAGGCCCCGGCCAAGACGACCAAGAAGTCCAAGAAGGCAGCAGAGGCCGAGGCCCCCGCTGCAGATGCTGAGGAGGCGAAGTAATGGCCAAGACCGAAGAGAAGGTCGTCGCGGCCGGCCACGAGTCGTCCTCGCACGATGTCAAGGACGAGGCTGCCCGCGGGTACCGCAAGTCCCGCCGCGGCTACGTCGTCAGCGACAAGATGGAGAAGACCATCGTCGTCGAGGTCGAGGACCGCGTGAAGCACCCCCTGTACGGCAAGGTCATCCGCCGTACCTCCAAGGTGAAGGTGCACGACGAGGCGAACGGCGCCGGCATCGGCGACCTCGTGCTCATCAGCGAGACCCGTCCGCTGTCCGCGACCAAGCGGTGGCGCCTGGTCGAGATCCTCGAGAAGGCCAAGTAGGCCTCGGCTTACTTAGTTCAGGAAGAGTAGAAGAATGCTTCAGCAAGAATCACGAGTGAAGGTCGCCGACAACACCGGCGCCAAGGAGCTCCTGACGATTCGTGTTCTCGGAGGATCCGGCCGTCGCTACGCGGGACTCGGCGATGTCATCGTCGCGACCGTGAAGGACGCCATCCCCGGTGGCAACGTCAAGAAGGGCGACGTGGTCAAGGCCGTCATCGTCCGCACCGTCAAGTCGACCCGTCGTCCCGACGGCTCGTACATCAAGTTCGACGAGAACGCCGCAGTGATCCTGAAGAACGACGGCGACCCTCGCGGTACCCGCATCTTCGGACCGGTCGGCCGTGAGCTCCGTGACAAGAAGTTCATGAAGATCATCTCGCTGGCACCGGAGGTTATCTAAGTCATGGCAAACATCAAGAAGGGTGACCTCGTGCAGGTCATCTCGGGCGCGACCCAGGCCCGCGGCGGCGACCGCGGCAAGCAGGGTCGTGTCATCGAGGTGCTCGTCGAGCGCAACCGTGTCGTCGTCGAGGGCGTGAACCTCGTCACCAAGCACGTGCGTGTCGGCCAGACGCAGCGCGGCACCAAGACCGGCGGCATCGAGACCATGGAGGCGCCGATCCACGTGTCGAACGTCGCCCTGGTCGACCCCGAGACCAAGACGCCGACCCGTGTCGGCCACCGCAACGAAGAAGTCACGAAGGACGGCGTCACCAAGACGGTCCGCGTTCGTTACGCGAAGAAGTCAGGAAAAGACCTCTGATGAGCACCGAGACTGCCGCGCCCGCTGGCAAAATCCAGCCGCGCCTGAAGCAGAAGTACAAGAACGAGATCGTCGACCAGCTGACGAAGGACTTCGCCTTCACCAACGTGCACCAGGTGCCCGGGCTCGTGAAGATCGTCGTCAACACCGGCGTCGGCGAGGCCGCGCGCGATGGCAAGGTCATCGACGGTGCGGTCAAGGACCTCACCGCGATCACCGGCCAGAAGCCGCAGGTCACGAAGGCCCGCAAGTCGATCGCGCAGTTCAAGCTGCGCGAGGGCCAGCCCATCGGCGCCCACGTCACCCTCCGCGGTGACCGCGCCTGGGAGTTCCTGGATCGCCTGCTCTCGCTGGCGCTTCCCCGCATCCGCGACTTCCGCGGTCTGTCCGACCAGCAGTTCGACGGTCGCGGCAACTACACGTTCGGTCTCCAGGAGCAGTCGATGTTCCACGAGATCGACCAGGACAAGATCGACCGCGTGCGCGGTTTCGACATCACCGTCGTGACCACCGCGAAGACGGACGACGAGGGCCGCGCGCTGCTCAAGGCGCTGGGCTTCCCGTTCCGGTCGAACGACTCCAGCTCCAACTAGGCACCATCCACCCACGACGACCCAGGTCGGCATCCTCGTAAAGGGTGTCGAAACCAGGCGCGAAAGGCTACACAATGACAATGACAGATCCGGTCGCAGACATGCTGACCAGACTGCGCAACGCGAACTCGGCACACCACGACACCGTGTCGATGCCGCACTCGAAGCTGAAGTCGCACATCGCCGAGATCCTCAAGACCGAGGGCTACATCTCCGGCTGGGAGGTCGCCGACGCCAAGGTCGGTCAGACCCTGACCCTGAGCCTGAAGTTCGGCCCGAACCGTGAGCGCTCGATCGCGGGCATCAAGCGCGTGTCGAAGCCCGGCCTCCGGGTCTACGCGAAGTCGACCGAGATCCCCACCGTCCTCGGTGGCCTCGGCGTCGCGATCCTGTCCACCTCCTCGGGTCTCTTGACAGACCGTCAGGCGAGCAAGAAGGGCGTGGGTGGGGAAGTCCTCGCCTACGTGTGGTAACCGACAATGTCACGTATCGGACGTCTTCCCATCGACATCCCTGCCGGCGTCACCGTCACCATCGACGGCCAGCAGGTTGCAGTCAAGGGCCCCAAGGGTGAGCTCGCGCTCGCCATCAAGGCCCCCATCGCGGCCACGGTCGAGGAGAACCAGGTTCTCGTCACCCGTCCCGACGACGAGCGCGAGTCGCGTTCGCTCCACGGCCTCACCCGTACCCTGATCGCGAACCAGATCATCGGCGTCACCACCGGCTACTCCAAGAGCCTCGAGGTCGTCGGAACCGGTTACCGTGTCGCTGCCAAGGGCAGCGGCGTGGAGTTCGCCCTCGGGTACTCGCACCCCATCTCGGTCGAGCCGCCCGCGGGCATCTCGTTCACCGTGGAGGGCAACAACAAGCTCACGGTCAACGGCATCGACAAGCAGGCCGTCGGTGAGGTTGCCGCCAACATTCGCAAGCTGCGCAAGCCCGAGCCCTACAAGGGCAAGGGTGTGCGGTACGCCGGCGAGGTCGTTCGCCGCAAGGCCGGAAAGAGTGGTAAGTAGACCATGGCTACTGGAATCAGAGGAAAGTCGAAGTCCGCAGCCCGCGATCGCCGGCACCTGCGCCTTCGCAAGAAGGTCGAGGGCACCGAAGCGCGTCCTCGCCTCGTCGTCACCCGTTCGGCACGTCACGTGTTCGTCCAGGTCGTCGACGACAGCAAGGGTCACACCCTCGCGTCGGCATCGACGCTCGAGTCCGACCTGCGCACCTTCGACGGTGACAAGACCGCGAAGGCCAAGAAGGTCGGTGAGCTGGTCGCCGAGCGCGCCAAGCTCGCCGGTGTCGAGGCCGTCGTGTTCGACCGTGGAGGTAACCGCTACGCCGGTCGCGTCGCCGCGATCGCCGATGGAGCACGAGAGGGAGGTCTGGACCTGTGAGCACCGAAACCAACAAGGAGCCGGACGTGGCAGCAATCGCTGAGGCACCGGTCGAGACGGCCGCGTCGAGCGGTCAGAACGCGACCGAGCCCCGCGAGGCCCGCCGGGGTGGGCGCGAGCGCAACCCCAACCGCGGTGACCGCGGCAGCCGCGACTCCGACAAGAGCAACTTCCTCGAGCGCGTCGTCACCATCAACCGCGTCTCCAAGGTCGTCAAGGGTGGTCGTCGCTTCAGCTTCACCGCTCTGGTGGTCGTCGGTGACGGCAACGGTCTGGTGGGCGTCGGCTACGGCAAGGCCCGCGAGGTCCCGACCGCCATCTCCAAGGGCGTCGAGGAGGCGAAGAAGAACTTCTTCCGCGTCCCCCGCGTCGGCAACACCATCCCCCACCCCGTCCAGGGTGAGGCCGCAGCCGGTGTGGTGCTCCTGCGCCCGGCCGCTGCCGGTACCGGTGTCATCGCCGGTGGTCCGGTTCGCGCCGTGCTCGAGTGCGCCGGCATCCACGACATCCTGTCGAAGTCGCTCGGCTCGTCGAACACGATCAACATCGTGCACGCGACCGTCGAGGCGCTTCAGCAGCTCGAGGAGCCCCGTGCCGTGGCCGCTCGTCGTGGCCTCCCCTTCGACGACGTCGCTCCGGCCCGCCTCGTGCGCGCCGAGCAGGACGCTCTAGCTGCGAAGGCAGGTGCATGATGGCGACGAGCCTGAAGGTGACCCAGATCAAGTCCAAGATCAGCGAGAAGCAGAACCAGCGGGACACGCTGCGCAGCCTCGGACTGAAGCGCATCGGCGATGTCGTCGTGCGCGAAGACAACGCCCAGAACCGGGGTTACGTGCGCACCGTCGCACACCTGGTGAAGGTCGAGGAGATTGACTAATGGCTGAAGAAGAAGCCAAGGAGACCGCGAAGGCGGCTCCGAAGAAGGCTGCGGCCCCCAAGGCCGCTCCCAAGGAGAAGGCTGCTCCCAAGGCCGCCGCTGCCGACAAGGCCGAGAAGGCGCCGGCCAAGGCCGCCGCCCCCAAGAAGGCGGCAGCCCCGAAGGCTGCTGCCGCCAAGGCCGACGCCGCCGACGCGAAGGCTCCGGCCGCCGCGAAGGCGCCCGCCGCTGCCAAGGCGTCTGCGGCCAAGTCCGCTCCGAAGGCCGACGAGACCGCTGCTCCCCGCGAGCACGTGCTCAAGGTGCACCACCTCCGTCCGGCTCCGGGCTCCAAGAAGGAGCGCACCCGCGTCGGTCGTGGTGAGGGCTCGAAGGGCAAGACCGCCGGTCGTGGCACCAAGGGCACCAAGGCCCGCTACACCGTGCGCATCGGCTTCGAGGGTGGCCAGATGCCGCTGCACATGCGCACCCCGAAGCTGCGCGGGTTCAAGAACCCGTTCCGCGTCGAGTACCAGGTCGTGAACCTGGAGAAGCTCGCGGAGCTCTACCCGGCCGGGGGAGACGTCACCGTCTCCGACCTGGTCGCCAAGGGCGCGGTTCGCAAGAACGAGAAGGTCAAGGTTCTCGGCGATGGCGACATCGCTGTGAAGCTGACCGTCGCGGTCGACAAGGTCTCCGGCTCGGCCGAGCAGAAGATCGTCGCCGCGGGTGGTTCCGTCAAGTAGCTGAACCCCTGACCGGTGACCCGATTCCCGGCCCTCACACAGATGCCTCCTCAGAATGAGGTAGCCTGTCGAGGCCACGAATCGGGTCACCGGCATTCTTGGCACTGAGCCACACGAACGCAGGAGGCCCTTTTTGTTCAAAGCCGTCGCGAGGATCTTCCGTACGCCGGATCTCCGCAGAAAGATTGGCTTCACGCTCGGCATCGTCGCGCTGTTCCGTCTGGGATCGTTCATCCCCGCGCCGTTCGTCGACTTCGGCAACGTGCAGACGTGTCTCGCGGCCAACCAGGGCACCTCGGGCCTCTACGAGCTCGTCAACCTGTTCTCGGGTGGCGCGCTCCTCCAGCTCTCCATCTTCGCGCTGGGCATCATGCCGTACATCACGGCATCGATCATCGTCCAGCTGCTGCGCGTGGTCATCCCGCACTTCGAGACCCTCCACAAAGAGGGCGCCTCGGGCCAGAGCCGTCTGACGCAGTACACCCGCTACCTCACCATCGCGCTCGGTGTGCTCCAGTCCACGACGCTGATCACCGTGGCCCGCTCCGGCGCCCTGTTCGGCACCTCGACGGTCGCCGAGTGCGGCCAGCTGATCACCAACGACGCCTGGTACGCCATCCTCCTCATGGTCATCACCATGACCGCCGGCACCGGCGTCATCATGTGGATGGGTGAGCTCGTCACCGAGCGCGGCGTCGGCAACGGCATGTCGCTGCTGATCTTCACCTCCATCGCCTCGACCTTCCCGTCGTCGCTGTGGCTGATCGCCCAGACCCAGGGCTTCGAGACCTTCCTCGCCGTGCTGGCGGTCGGTGTCGCGGTGGTCTTCGGTGTGGTCTTCGTCGAGCTCTCGCAGCGCCGCATCCCGGTGCAGTACGCCAAGCGCGTGGTGGGCCGGCGCACCTACGGCGGCAACAACACCTACATCCCGATCAAGGTCAACATGGCGGGCGTGGTGCCGGTCATCTTCGCCTCGTCGCTGCTCTACCTGCCGGCCCTGATCGCCCAGTTCAACCAGCCCGCCGCCGGCCAGGCCCCGGCCGGCTGGGTCACCTGGATCAACAACTACCTGGTGCGCGGCGACCACCCGCTGTACATGCTGATGTACTTCCTGCTCATCGTCGGCTTCACCTACTTCTACGTCGCGATCACCTTCAACCCCGAAGAGGTCGCCGACAACATGAAGAAGTTCGGTGGGTTCATCCCCGGCATCCGTGCGGGCCGCCCGACGGCCGAGTACCTCGACTACGTGCTCACCCGCATCACGCTGCCCGGCTCGATCTACCTGGGTGTGATCGCGCTCCTGCCGCTGATCGCCCTGGTCGCGGTCGGCGCGAACCAGAACTTCCCGTTCGGTGGCGCGTCGATCCTGATCATCGTCGGTGTCGGCCTCGAGACCGTCAAGCAGATCGACTCGCAGCTGCAGCAGCGTCACTACGAGGGGCTGCTCCGATGACCGACGCAGGAGCGAGTCCGGCGTCGCCCGCACTCCGCCTGCTGCTCATCGGTCCGCCCGGCGCGGGCAAAGGCACCCAGGCCGCCCGCCTGTCGGCGGCCTACGACATCCCCGCGGTGTCGACCGGTGACATCTTCCGCGAGAACGTCAAGAACGGCACCGAGCTCGGAGTGAAGGCCAAGACCTTCATGGACGCCGGTCAGTACGTTCCGGATGCACTGACCAACGACCTGGTGCGCGACCGCCTCCAGCAGCCCGACGCGGCCGACGGCTTCCTGCTCGACGGCTACCCGCGCACTCTGCAGCAGGTCGAGGAGCTCGACGACATCCTCGGCGTCTCCGGCACCGAGCTCGACGCGGTCATCGTGCTCGAGGCCGACACCGACGAGGTCGTGCGCCGGCTGCTCAAGCGCTCGGAAGAGCAGGGCCGCAGCGACGACACCGAAGAGGTCATCCGCAAGCGCCTCGACGTCTACGCCGAGCAGACCGCTCCGCTGGTCGAGGTCTACGAGAGCCGCGGGCTCGTGGTGACCGTCGACGGCCTCGGCGAGATCGACGAGGTCACCGGCCGCATCATCGCCGCACTCGCCGCTCGCTGACCATGGCCTTCGGCAAGAACAAGGGCATCTACAAGACCCCGGCCGAGCTGCGCCTGATGGTGCGGCCGGGTCTCGTGACCGCCGCCTCGCTGGCCGCGGTGCGTGAGGCGATCCGTCCCGGCATCACGACCCTCGAGCTCGACGCGATCGCCGAGAGCACCATCCGCTCCCTCGGCGGCGTCTCGAACTTCCAGATGGTGCCCGGCTACCGGCACACCGTCTGCACCTCGGTGAACGACGACATCGTGCACGGCATCCCGGGTGGGCGGATGCTCGTGCCCGGCGACATCGTCTCCGTCGACTCGGGTGCCGAGGTCGGCGGCTGGAACGGCGACTCGGCCATCACGGTCGTGCTCGACGACCCCGCCCGCCCCGAGGAGGTCGCCGCGCGGCGCCTGCTCTCGGAGGTGACCGAGCAGTCGATGTGGCACGGGATCGCCCGCCTCGCATCCGCTCGTCATCTGAACGAGGTGGGGGAGGCGATCGAGGAGTTCGTCGAGGAGCACCCGTCGACCCGTCAGGGCGCGGTCTACGGCATCCTCACCGACTACGTCGGCCACGGCATCGGCCGCTCCATGCACGAGGCGCCGCCGGTGTTCAACTACCGGGTGCGCCAGCGCGGGCCCGAGGTGAAGCCCGGCCTCGTCGTCGCGATCGAGCCGATGATCACGGCCGGCACCACCGAGACCTACACCCGCGACGACGAGTGGACCGTGGCCTCGGCCGACGGCAGCATGGCCTCGCACTGGGAGCACTCGGTCGCCGTCCACGCCGACGGCATCTGGGTGCTCACGTCCCCCGACGGCGGCGCCGCCGCCCTGGCCCCCCTCGGCGTCACCCCCGTCCCCATCCCGTAGCTCGACGCGAGAGACGTATCTGAGTATTGTTCAGATATGCGAGTTGTGCGAACGATGGTTACGCTGCTGACCGGAGCTGCGCTGTCACTGGGTCTGACAGGTGCGCTGCCGCTCTCCGTGGGTTCTTCCACTGCGGCAGACGACTTCTACGAGACCCCCGCCAATCAGGAGCTGAAGGTCCGCGGCCCTGGCCTTCTCGCGAACGATACGGCGTCCCCGACCTCGATCGTCACCTTCGGTGGCGACGGTCCCCACCATGGCGGTCTGAGCTGGCACGTGGGGATGCGAGAGGGGGAGTTCGACTACACGCCGTTGCCGGGCTACGTAGGATTCGACACCTTCACTTACTGTCTCGTGAGCAGACAACCCAGCCCGTGTGAGTCCGCCGTCGCCACCGTGATCATCAGGGTCGGCGACCCTGTCGTGTCCCGATTGGCGGGTGCGGACCGATTCGAAGGGGCAGCCGCCGTTGCTCGAAGCACGAACCCCGTTCGCTCTGGATTCGTGTTCATAGCTTCTGGGGAGAATTTTCCGGATGCACTGGGTGCCGCTCCAGCCGCGGGGAAGTTCGGGTTCGCGTTGTTGCTGGTGACCAAAGCCGGGGTGCCTGATGCGACGAGGGCGGAACTCGAACGATTGAAGCCGGGCGAAGCCATCGTCGTCGGCGGCCCGGCCGCGGTTTCCGAGTCAGTTCTCGGCGAGCTTCGCGACATCCTGCCGTCGGGTGCCAGTGTCTCGAGGATCGGCGGTCGTGATCGGTACGAAGTCAGCCGGGTGCTGGCTGAGCAACTCTACGGAGAAGCCCCTCATTCGTTCACCGTGACCGGTGCGAACTTCGCCGATGCCTTGTCGGCGGGGTCAGCAGCGGGAGCGGCTCACGAGCCGGTCGTGCTGCTCGACGGTCGAGCCGATGTCGCCGATGGTGAGACCCAGGCCGCGTTCTTGAACCTGAGCACTTCGTCGATCACGATCGTCGGTGGCACGGAGGCGGTGTCGTCTGGCGTCGAGTCGACCCTGCAGACGATTGCAACAGTCGACCGTCTCGCAGGATCAGACCGGTACGAGGCTGCGGTTGGTGT of the Herbiconiux flava genome contains:
- the rpsC gene encoding 30S ribosomal protein S3, which produces MGQKVNPYGFRLGITTDHVSRWFSDSTKKGQRYSDYVAEDVKIRNLLKTSLDRAGVAKIEIERTRDRVRVDIHTARPGIVIGRRGAEAERIRSDLEKLTGKQIQLNILEVKNPEAEAQLVAQGIAEQLTARVAFRRAMRKGLQGAQRAGAKGVRIQVSGRLGGAEMSRSEFYREGRVPLHTLRANIDYGFYEAKTTFGRIGVKVWIYKGDITNKELAREQANQKSSRPERGDRDRPRRNSAPKADAPVAAGVEA
- the rplP gene encoding 50S ribosomal protein L16, encoding MLIPRRVKHRKQHHPGRSGHATGGTKVSFGEYGIQAITPAYVTNRQIESARIAMTRHIKRGGKVWINIYPDRPLTKKPAETRMGSGKGSPEWWVANVKPGRVLFELSGVNETVAREALTRAIHKLPLKARIIKREEGDA
- the rpmC gene encoding 50S ribosomal protein L29, which produces MAIGSKELAPAELDTFEDSRLLEELRKAKEELFNLRFQSATGQLESHGRLRAVKRDISRIYTIIRERELGIRATPAPVEAPAKTTKKSKKAAEAEAPAADAEEAK
- the rpsQ gene encoding 30S ribosomal protein S17, whose protein sequence is MAKTEEKVVAAGHESSSHDVKDEAARGYRKSRRGYVVSDKMEKTIVVEVEDRVKHPLYGKVIRRTSKVKVHDEANGAGIGDLVLISETRPLSATKRWRLVEILEKAK
- the rplN gene encoding 50S ribosomal protein L14 — protein: MLQQESRVKVADNTGAKELLTIRVLGGSGRRYAGLGDVIVATVKDAIPGGNVKKGDVVKAVIVRTVKSTRRPDGSYIKFDENAAVILKNDGDPRGTRIFGPVGRELRDKKFMKIISLAPEVI
- the rplX gene encoding 50S ribosomal protein L24; this translates as MANIKKGDLVQVISGATQARGGDRGKQGRVIEVLVERNRVVVEGVNLVTKHVRVGQTQRGTKTGGIETMEAPIHVSNVALVDPETKTPTRVGHRNEEVTKDGVTKTVRVRYAKKSGKDL
- the rplE gene encoding 50S ribosomal protein L5, translating into MSTETAAPAGKIQPRLKQKYKNEIVDQLTKDFAFTNVHQVPGLVKIVVNTGVGEAARDGKVIDGAVKDLTAITGQKPQVTKARKSIAQFKLREGQPIGAHVTLRGDRAWEFLDRLLSLALPRIRDFRGLSDQQFDGRGNYTFGLQEQSMFHEIDQDKIDRVRGFDITVVTTAKTDDEGRALLKALGFPFRSNDSSSN
- the rpsH gene encoding 30S ribosomal protein S8 — protein: MTMTDPVADMLTRLRNANSAHHDTVSMPHSKLKSHIAEILKTEGYISGWEVADAKVGQTLTLSLKFGPNRERSIAGIKRVSKPGLRVYAKSTEIPTVLGGLGVAILSTSSGLLTDRQASKKGVGGEVLAYVW
- the rplF gene encoding 50S ribosomal protein L6, yielding MSRIGRLPIDIPAGVTVTIDGQQVAVKGPKGELALAIKAPIAATVEENQVLVTRPDDERESRSLHGLTRTLIANQIIGVTTGYSKSLEVVGTGYRVAAKGSGVEFALGYSHPISVEPPAGISFTVEGNNKLTVNGIDKQAVGEVAANIRKLRKPEPYKGKGVRYAGEVVRRKAGKSGK
- the rplR gene encoding 50S ribosomal protein L18; the protein is MATGIRGKSKSAARDRRHLRLRKKVEGTEARPRLVVTRSARHVFVQVVDDSKGHTLASASTLESDLRTFDGDKTAKAKKVGELVAERAKLAGVEAVVFDRGGNRYAGRVAAIADGAREGGLDL
- the rpsE gene encoding 30S ribosomal protein S5 → MAEAPVETAASSGQNATEPREARRGGRERNPNRGDRGSRDSDKSNFLERVVTINRVSKVVKGGRRFSFTALVVVGDGNGLVGVGYGKAREVPTAISKGVEEAKKNFFRVPRVGNTIPHPVQGEAAAGVVLLRPAAAGTGVIAGGPVRAVLECAGIHDILSKSLGSSNTINIVHATVEALQQLEEPRAVAARRGLPFDDVAPARLVRAEQDALAAKAGA
- the rpmD gene encoding 50S ribosomal protein L30 gives rise to the protein MATSLKVTQIKSKISEKQNQRDTLRSLGLKRIGDVVVREDNAQNRGYVRTVAHLVKVEEID
- the rplO gene encoding 50S ribosomal protein L15, which produces MAEEEAKETAKAAPKKAAAPKAAPKEKAAPKAAAADKAEKAPAKAAAPKKAAAPKAAAAKADAADAKAPAAAKAPAAAKASAAKSAPKADETAAPREHVLKVHHLRPAPGSKKERTRVGRGEGSKGKTAGRGTKGTKARYTVRIGFEGGQMPLHMRTPKLRGFKNPFRVEYQVVNLEKLAELYPAGGDVTVSDLVAKGAVRKNEKVKVLGDGDIAVKLTVAVDKVSGSAEQKIVAAGGSVK
- the secY gene encoding preprotein translocase subunit SecY, which translates into the protein MFKAVARIFRTPDLRRKIGFTLGIVALFRLGSFIPAPFVDFGNVQTCLAANQGTSGLYELVNLFSGGALLQLSIFALGIMPYITASIIVQLLRVVIPHFETLHKEGASGQSRLTQYTRYLTIALGVLQSTTLITVARSGALFGTSTVAECGQLITNDAWYAILLMVITMTAGTGVIMWMGELVTERGVGNGMSLLIFTSIASTFPSSLWLIAQTQGFETFLAVLAVGVAVVFGVVFVELSQRRIPVQYAKRVVGRRTYGGNNTYIPIKVNMAGVVPVIFASSLLYLPALIAQFNQPAAGQAPAGWVTWINNYLVRGDHPLYMLMYFLLIVGFTYFYVAITFNPEEVADNMKKFGGFIPGIRAGRPTAEYLDYVLTRITLPGSIYLGVIALLPLIALVAVGANQNFPFGGASILIIVGVGLETVKQIDSQLQQRHYEGLLR
- a CDS encoding adenylate kinase, translating into MTDAGASPASPALRLLLIGPPGAGKGTQAARLSAAYDIPAVSTGDIFRENVKNGTELGVKAKTFMDAGQYVPDALTNDLVRDRLQQPDAADGFLLDGYPRTLQQVEELDDILGVSGTELDAVIVLEADTDEVVRRLLKRSEEQGRSDDTEEVIRKRLDVYAEQTAPLVEVYESRGLVVTVDGLGEIDEVTGRIIAALAAR
- the map gene encoding type I methionyl aminopeptidase, whose product is MAFGKNKGIYKTPAELRLMVRPGLVTAASLAAVREAIRPGITTLELDAIAESTIRSLGGVSNFQMVPGYRHTVCTSVNDDIVHGIPGGRMLVPGDIVSVDSGAEVGGWNGDSAITVVLDDPARPEEVAARRLLSEVTEQSMWHGIARLASARHLNEVGEAIEEFVEEHPSTRQGAVYGILTDYVGHGIGRSMHEAPPVFNYRVRQRGPEVKPGLVVAIEPMITAGTTETYTRDDEWTVASADGSMASHWEHSVAVHADGIWVLTSPDGGAAALAPLGVTPVPIP
- a CDS encoding cell wall-binding repeat-containing protein, which gives rise to MVTLLTGAALSLGLTGALPLSVGSSTAADDFYETPANQELKVRGPGLLANDTASPTSIVTFGGDGPHHGGLSWHVGMREGEFDYTPLPGYVGFDTFTYCLVSRQPSPCESAVATVIIRVGDPVVSRLAGADRFEGAAAVARSTNPVRSGFVFIASGENFPDALGAAPAAGKFGFALLLVTKAGVPDATRAELERLKPGEAIVVGGPAAVSESVLGELRDILPSGASVSRIGGRDRYEVSRVLAEQLYGEAPHSFTVTGANFADALSAGSAAGAAHEPVVLLDGRADVADGETQAAFLNLSTSSITIVGGTEAVSSGVESTLQTIATVDRLAGSDRYEAAVGVARKNVMTSATAVIATGTNYPDALVGANLAAQRGAPLYLSPGSCVPTAVLADLARVGASEIVLLGGERALSPEVAALKHC